A single genomic interval of Chitinivibrionia bacterium harbors:
- a CDS encoding ribose-phosphate pyrophosphokinase, with protein sequence MIGGLKIFSGNANRPLAQEIAKAAGVELGEVDIMKFSNENIKVAYKDSVRGKDVYIIQPSCCPVNDGLMELLIMIHAAKHASAARITAVTPYYPYVRSDKKDEKRISITAKLVADLLEAAGANRVMATNLHSPQIQGFFNMPCDHLLAGKILCDACLQVNDNDLSDGVVVAPDAGSAKHAGHYARRLDLPMAILDKRRTDDSETAQMDNIIGDVQGKRAFIFDDEVASGGSLIESANMLVKNGAKSIQAYCVHGVLSGNSKERIVNSPIEKLVVTDTVFIPEEKKHDKLEIVSVADLFANAIVYTNSDRSISGLYDRF encoded by the coding sequence ATGATTGGCGGTTTAAAGATTTTTTCAGGAAATGCCAACCGTCCGTTGGCGCAAGAAATAGCCAAAGCGGCAGGAGTCGAACTCGGCGAAGTCGATATTATGAAATTCAGCAACGAAAACATCAAAGTTGCGTACAAAGACAGCGTTCGCGGCAAGGACGTTTACATTATTCAACCGAGTTGCTGTCCCGTAAACGACGGACTTATGGAACTTCTTATTATGATACACGCCGCAAAACACGCAAGCGCCGCCCGAATTACCGCCGTAACGCCTTATTATCCGTACGTGCGAAGCGACAAAAAAGACGAAAAACGCATTTCCATAACCGCAAAACTTGTAGCCGATTTATTGGAAGCCGCAGGCGCAAACCGCGTTATGGCGACCAACCTGCATTCGCCGCAAATACAAGGATTTTTCAATATGCCCTGCGATCATCTTCTGGCGGGAAAAATTTTGTGCGACGCGTGTCTTCAAGTTAACGACAACGATTTATCGGACGGCGTGGTTGTAGCTCCCGACGCAGGCAGTGCAAAACACGCGGGTCATTACGCAAGAAGACTGGATTTGCCGATGGCGATTTTGGACAAACGCCGCACCGACGACAGCGAAACCGCGCAAATGGACAACATTATAGGCGACGTCCAAGGCAAACGCGCATTCATTTTCGACGACGAAGTTGCAAGCGGCGGCTCGTTAATAGAGTCGGCGAATATGCTTGTAAAAAACGGCGCAAAATCAATTCAGGCATATTGCGTTCACGGAGTTTTATCAGGCAATTCCAAAGAAAGAATAGTAAATTCACCCATAGAAAAACTTGTTGTGACCGACACAGTTTTCATCCCCGAAGAGAAAAAACACGACAAATTGGAAATAGTTTCGGTAGCCGACTTGTTCGCCAACGCAATAGTGTACACCAATTCGGATAGGTCGATTAGTGGATTGTATGATAGGTTTTGA